The following coding sequences are from one Methanosarcina sp. WWM596 window:
- the smc gene encoding chromosome segregation protein SMC, which translates to MYIKEIEFVNFKSFGKKVRISFYNDFTTISGPNGSGKSNIIDGILFALGLSSSRTMRAEKLTDLIYNGNEAKKPDFAQVTIRFDNTDRKMPLDLDEIEVSRKVKRTKNAYYSYFYFNGKAVSLGEIHSQLEKAGVTPEGYNVVMQGDVTQITSMSSVERRKIIDEIAGVAEFDERKQKALGELEIVRQQVERVDIILEEVRVQLEKLSGERDQALKYQALKTEKIKFEGYVLLSKLKDARTELENVDKELTGKEEHLEKVQVLLDERVKELEALEQALETISLEIRKKGEDEQLQVKREIEETKGEISRCVDSIELSESELEDADAKRRKAFVDIDSTKGKVRELEEKIETENVRKESISSELSERKTERMLLQSRIADVDAKFAATRDELMAARKKLENIKNEKNELIRNEDRLLDTLRRKSSELREIENQIRDAEAAFTSSDSDTLSVQYEIEKLTVNLESLIKDRDDVESSHFRVKEDIKKLEIRLHGLQQEYAIAEARVRASEQGGGYSRAVEMVIGASRQNELFGIYGTIAQLGKVDCRYAAALEIAAGNRMQAVVVDNDGDAAEAIEFLKRRKGGRATFLPLNKMRNSRRLESLSYDNGVIGYAIDLIEFDPDLEPAFWYVFQDTLVMENLASARRLMGKARMVTLEGELLEKSGAMVGGSLSSKSGISFAAAEKDKLLELAGEIKSLDASRTAAISKQDNIESHVFELSRKIRDCEATISRKELELQEIAGRGAKLAELLEAKQADLRAIEESRTELRTEMDRVIVEKAEKEGAVAELEVQVAEIEAKLADSPLPEINKKAEFVDEELRRLDGRIRDIEASLNALQLEKEYAEQKIAEAKALIRELDEKKASRREKVESLRAKIAELEVQLKEKQNREIELSDELIGLQKERENVQAEHSAVKRRVSMAATTLEKAKQQVVTLTATKNALFDQEKQLLEEIQRRGIEESLEVPSYETVYMRIQAIEEAMRRLEPVNMRAIDEYNEVELRLSDLQGKRDTLFTEREQLLKRIDQYEQLKRDTFMEAYTSINANFKEIFYELSDGMGELLLENPEDPFAGGMTLRAQPKEKALQRIEAMSGGEKSLTALAFIFAIQQYRPAPFYAFDEIDMFLDGWNVERVSRHVKISGSKVQFIIVSLRKPMIQAASRTIGVTMQENNITSITGVKLNG; encoded by the coding sequence GTGTACATAAAAGAAATCGAGTTCGTTAATTTCAAGTCCTTCGGAAAAAAAGTAAGGATTTCCTTTTACAACGACTTCACCACTATTTCCGGGCCTAATGGGAGTGGAAAGTCTAATATCATAGATGGGATCCTCTTTGCACTCGGGCTTAGCAGTTCCAGGACTATGCGGGCTGAAAAACTTACGGACCTGATCTATAATGGGAACGAGGCAAAAAAGCCTGATTTTGCCCAGGTTACTATCCGTTTTGACAATACTGACCGCAAGATGCCGTTAGATCTTGATGAGATTGAGGTCTCAAGAAAGGTCAAGCGGACAAAAAACGCGTACTACAGTTACTTTTACTTTAACGGAAAAGCCGTAAGCCTGGGAGAAATCCATTCCCAGCTTGAAAAAGCAGGGGTAACGCCTGAAGGGTACAATGTGGTAATGCAGGGAGATGTCACGCAGATAACCTCCATGTCCTCTGTAGAACGGCGGAAAATTATTGATGAAATTGCCGGGGTTGCCGAATTTGACGAACGTAAGCAAAAAGCGCTCGGGGAACTGGAAATCGTCAGGCAGCAGGTCGAACGCGTGGACATTATCCTTGAAGAGGTGCGTGTCCAGCTTGAAAAACTCTCAGGGGAACGAGACCAGGCCCTGAAGTACCAGGCTCTGAAAACTGAAAAAATTAAATTTGAAGGTTATGTCCTGCTCTCCAAACTCAAGGATGCCAGAACCGAACTGGAAAATGTGGACAAAGAACTTACAGGGAAAGAAGAGCACCTTGAAAAAGTCCAGGTACTGCTGGACGAGAGGGTTAAGGAATTAGAAGCCCTTGAACAGGCTCTGGAAACAATTTCCCTTGAAATACGGAAAAAAGGGGAAGACGAACAGCTGCAGGTCAAAAGGGAAATTGAAGAGACAAAAGGGGAAATTTCCCGCTGCGTGGACAGCATTGAGCTTTCGGAATCCGAACTTGAAGACGCTGACGCAAAGCGCAGAAAGGCATTTGTTGATATCGACTCCACAAAGGGCAAGGTAAGGGAACTCGAAGAGAAAATAGAAACCGAAAATGTGAGAAAAGAAAGCATCTCTTCTGAGCTGTCCGAGAGAAAAACCGAGCGTATGCTGCTTCAGAGCAGGATTGCGGATGTGGATGCAAAGTTTGCAGCAACAAGAGATGAGCTCATGGCTGCCCGCAAGAAACTTGAGAACATCAAAAACGAAAAAAATGAACTTATCCGTAATGAGGACCGGCTCCTTGATACCCTCAGGAGAAAATCGTCGGAACTGCGGGAAATTGAAAACCAGATAAGGGATGCAGAAGCTGCATTTACTTCCTCTGATAGCGATACTCTTTCTGTTCAGTATGAGATTGAGAAGCTTACGGTAAACCTGGAGTCCCTCATAAAAGACCGTGACGATGTTGAGAGCAGCCATTTCAGGGTCAAGGAAGACATAAAGAAACTTGAGATCAGGCTTCATGGGCTCCAGCAGGAATATGCGATTGCCGAGGCAAGGGTCCGGGCTTCGGAACAGGGTGGTGGATATTCGAGGGCCGTGGAAATGGTAATCGGAGCTTCCCGACAGAACGAACTCTTCGGAATTTACGGAACTATTGCCCAGCTGGGGAAAGTTGACTGCAGGTATGCGGCTGCTCTTGAGATTGCTGCAGGGAACAGGATGCAAGCAGTTGTTGTAGATAATGATGGTGATGCTGCAGAGGCAATCGAATTCCTGAAGCGGAGAAAGGGCGGAAGAGCTACCTTCCTTCCGCTTAATAAAATGAGGAATTCCAGGCGGCTTGAAAGCCTCAGTTATGACAATGGTGTAATAGGGTACGCAATTGATCTTATCGAATTCGATCCAGATCTCGAACCTGCTTTCTGGTATGTTTTCCAGGATACCCTTGTTATGGAAAACCTTGCCAGTGCCCGCCGCCTCATGGGGAAGGCGAGAATGGTCACCCTTGAAGGAGAACTCCTTGAAAAGAGCGGGGCAATGGTTGGAGGCTCTCTTTCTTCAAAATCAGGGATCTCTTTTGCGGCAGCGGAAAAAGACAAACTCCTTGAGCTTGCAGGGGAGATCAAATCCCTTGACGCAAGCCGGACTGCAGCGATCAGTAAACAGGATAACATTGAAAGCCACGTTTTTGAGCTTAGCAGGAAGATCCGCGACTGTGAAGCTACTATCTCCAGAAAAGAACTCGAGCTTCAGGAAATCGCTGGCAGGGGTGCCAAACTTGCAGAGCTCCTTGAGGCAAAGCAGGCAGATCTGAGGGCAATTGAAGAGTCCAGGACAGAACTCAGGACTGAAATGGACAGGGTAATTGTGGAAAAGGCTGAAAAAGAAGGTGCAGTGGCTGAACTGGAGGTACAGGTTGCCGAAATTGAAGCAAAACTTGCTGATTCCCCTCTTCCCGAGATCAACAAAAAAGCCGAGTTTGTGGATGAGGAACTCCGGAGGCTTGACGGCAGGATCAGGGACATCGAAGCCAGCCTTAATGCCCTGCAGCTTGAAAAAGAGTATGCTGAGCAGAAGATTGCCGAAGCTAAGGCGCTGATCCGGGAACTCGATGAAAAGAAAGCTTCAAGGCGGGAAAAAGTCGAGTCTCTTCGGGCAAAAATTGCGGAACTTGAAGTGCAGCTGAAGGAAAAACAGAACCGAGAAATTGAACTTTCCGATGAACTTATAGGGCTTCAGAAAGAAAGGGAAAATGTTCAGGCTGAACACAGTGCAGTAAAGCGCAGGGTCAGTATGGCTGCAACCACCCTTGAAAAGGCAAAACAGCAGGTAGTCACGCTCACAGCTACAAAAAATGCACTTTTTGACCAGGAAAAGCAGCTGCTTGAAGAGATCCAGAGAAGGGGCATCGAAGAATCCTTAGAGGTCCCGAGTTACGAAACTGTTTACATGAGGATCCAGGCAATCGAAGAAGCCATGCGCAGGCTTGAACCTGTAAATATGAGGGCAATCGATGAGTATAACGAGGTGGAACTCAGGCTTTCGGACCTGCAGGGTAAACGCGATACTCTCTTTACCGAAAGAGAACAGCTCCTTAAACGCATTGACCAGTACGAGCAGCTTAAGCGGGACACCTTTATGGAGGCTTATACAAGCATAAATGCCAATTTCAAAGAGATTTTTTACGAGCTTTCCGATGGCATGGGGGAACTCCTGCTAGAAAACCCTGAGGACCCCTTTGCCGGAGGAATGACCCTCAGGGCTCAGCCAAAAGAAAAGGCTCTCCAGCGCATAGAAGCCATGTCCGGAGGAGAAAAGAGCCTCACAGCACTTGCCTTTATTTTTGCAATCCAGCAATACCGTCCAGCTCCTTTCTATGCCTTTGACGAGATCGACATGTTCCTTGACGGCTGGAATGTGGAGAGAGTCTCAAGGCACGTTAAAATTTCAGGATCAAAGGTCCAGTTTATTATTGTTTCCTTAAGAAAACCCATGATCCAGGCTGCAAGCCGGACTATCGGGGTTACAATGCAGGAGAATAACATCACGAGTATTACCGGAGTGAAGCTTAATGGCTGA
- a CDS encoding ScpA family protein, whose translation MAELIDNSVLDISGLLSPDVRESEEKDSLFSDSEFFGLPSTLSYLGVDWALLNLSEFDTSEPLGILVELAKDGKIDPWDINVVQLTDSFLQRVEELQKMDLRISSRTLLYSAILLRMKSSVILRTEEEEEDDFDSGFFDDEGLPEPDEFPIPKLPVRRLSTRPVTLNELILELKKAERTFSRKNEKKSRLAAEVPDIPPDPMTTGDVLGIAHDEAIISRLALIWARLVELFMKQPVVEFSDLLQLSEDRIMDYLSLLFLASSRKIWLFQNELFGELYIYPGDESGFSTEGNPLLFHQTKQGLTGDVPEPEFSSGERFAGSPEEIR comes from the coding sequence ATGGCTGAACTTATAGATAATTCGGTACTTGATATTTCCGGCCTTCTTTCCCCGGATGTTCGTGAATCCGAGGAAAAGGATTCTCTTTTTTCAGATTCCGAATTTTTCGGGCTTCCGTCCACTCTTTCATACCTCGGCGTTGATTGGGCTCTGCTCAACCTTTCAGAGTTTGATACCTCTGAGCCCCTGGGCATCCTGGTCGAACTTGCAAAGGACGGGAAGATCGATCCCTGGGATATCAACGTTGTGCAGCTAACTGACAGTTTTCTGCAGAGGGTAGAAGAGCTCCAGAAAATGGATCTGAGGATTTCCTCAAGGACGCTCCTTTATTCGGCTATTCTTCTCCGCATGAAATCTTCAGTAATTCTCAGAACGGAAGAAGAGGAAGAAGATGATTTTGACTCTGGATTTTTCGATGACGAAGGCCTCCCTGAACCTGATGAGTTTCCTATCCCAAAACTGCCTGTCCGCCGCCTTTCCACAAGACCGGTCACACTGAATGAACTTATTCTGGAGCTTAAAAAAGCCGAAAGGACGTTTTCAAGGAAAAACGAAAAGAAATCCCGTCTTGCTGCAGAAGTCCCTGATATTCCACCGGACCCCATGACTACCGGAGACGTGCTCGGGATTGCCCACGATGAGGCCATCATCTCCAGGCTGGCACTTATCTGGGCAAGGCTTGTTGAACTCTTTATGAAGCAGCCGGTTGTGGAATTTTCGGACCTCCTTCAACTGAGTGAAGACAGGATTATGGATTATCTTTCCCTTCTCTTTCTTGCATCGAGCAGAAAGATCTGGCTTTTCCAAAATGAACTTTTCGGGGAACTGTATATTTATCCCGGAGATGAATCAGGTTTTTCCACAGAGGGCAACCCGCTTCTCTTCCATCAGACAAAACAGGGCTTAACAGGAGATGTTCCAGAGCCTGAATTTTCCTCTGGAGAAAGGTTTGCAGGCTCTCCTGAAGAAATACGTTAA
- the scpB gene encoding SMC-Scp complex subunit ScpB: MSELEIIEAALFAAGKAVSLEKLMKITGKSKKNVFSVVQELMEAYSSRVSGIEILDLGDRYVMQVKPEYSELMREVAPKELSAPKLRTLSMIAYHQPLLQSDLIEMRGSGAYDHIKDLVERGFVESVPSGRSRQLSTTPLFADYFGLKRNDPEAIKEKIIELLRSQGGQSEINIWVGKKTIAVTPMYESLMSMCGIKDYFVVNAYRPSKEEISRLLEADVLVATAGYLDTVRQHCDGEILEVHSTTFEDLIEAVSLVSEELSDEVDPKMVENTLRKIRETREKYVSSAFLVERKVKPETEMVSRIVNDLNIRISTDGILVAPDYGTSREGVNIGKGAKILVPTHRTVDGDLLERVCKKYDSILEGLKNFKE; the protein is encoded by the coding sequence ATGAGTGAGCTTGAAATTATAGAAGCAGCTCTTTTTGCTGCGGGCAAGGCAGTAAGCCTTGAAAAACTTATGAAAATTACAGGAAAGTCAAAAAAGAATGTCTTTTCGGTAGTTCAGGAGCTGATGGAGGCTTACTCTTCCCGGGTATCAGGCATCGAAATTCTGGACCTTGGAGATCGTTATGTCATGCAGGTCAAGCCAGAATACTCCGAACTCATGCGGGAGGTCGCCCCCAAAGAACTCTCAGCCCCCAAACTCCGGACTCTTTCCATGATTGCCTATCATCAGCCTTTGCTCCAGTCCGACCTGATCGAAATGAGAGGCAGTGGAGCCTATGATCATATAAAAGACCTGGTTGAGAGAGGATTTGTTGAGTCTGTGCCCAGCGGGAGAAGCAGGCAGCTCTCTACAACTCCGTTGTTTGCAGATTATTTCGGGCTCAAAAGAAATGATCCTGAAGCCATAAAGGAAAAAATCATTGAACTTTTGAGGTCGCAGGGAGGACAGAGTGAGATCAACATCTGGGTCGGAAAAAAGACCATTGCTGTGACTCCAATGTATGAGTCCCTTATGAGCATGTGCGGTATTAAAGATTATTTTGTTGTCAATGCTTACCGCCCTTCTAAGGAGGAAATTTCCCGCCTGCTTGAGGCTGATGTGCTTGTGGCTACTGCCGGTTACCTTGATACTGTGCGGCAGCACTGTGACGGTGAAATCCTTGAGGTGCATTCAACGACTTTTGAAGACCTTATCGAGGCAGTCTCTTTAGTTTCCGAGGAACTTTCCGATGAAGTGGATCCTAAAATGGTGGAAAACACCCTTCGGAAGATCAGGGAGACCCGGGAAAAATACGTATCTTCGGCTTTCCTCGTTGAGAGAAAAGTAAAACCTGAAACTGAGATGGTTTCAAGGATCGTAAACGACCTCAACATAAGGATTTCTACCGATGGCATTCTTGTTGCTCCGGATTACGGGACTTCACGTGAGGGAGTGAACATAGGTAAAGGGGCAAAAATTCTGGTGCCCACTCACCGTACTGTAGATGGAGACCTTCTCGAGAGGGTCTGCAAAAAATATGATTCTATCCTTGAAGGCTTGAAAAATTTTAAAGAATGA
- a CDS encoding TATA-box-binding protein: protein MSESSIKIENVVASTKLAEEFDLTVIESKFEGAEYNKQKFPGLVYRVSDPKAAFLVFTSGKVVCTGAKNVADVHIVIGNMARKLNGIGIETIENPQITVQNIVASADLRTILNLNAIAIGLGLENIEYEPEQFPGLVYRISDPKVVVLIFSSGKLVVTGGKTPEDCERGVEVVRQQLDNMGLL, encoded by the coding sequence ATGAGCGAATCTAGCATTAAAATTGAAAACGTGGTCGCATCCACCAAACTCGCTGAAGAGTTTGATTTAACTGTGATCGAATCCAAGTTTGAAGGCGCCGAATACAACAAGCAGAAGTTTCCGGGGCTCGTCTACAGGGTTTCTGACCCTAAAGCCGCTTTCCTGGTCTTTACTTCCGGAAAGGTCGTCTGCACTGGAGCAAAAAACGTTGCTGACGTACACATAGTTATTGGCAATATGGCAAGAAAGCTGAACGGTATAGGGATCGAGACAATAGAAAACCCGCAGATTACTGTCCAGAATATAGTTGCTTCAGCAGATCTGCGCACTATTCTTAATCTCAATGCAATTGCAATTGGGCTTGGGCTTGAGAACATCGAATACGAACCCGAGCAGTTTCCCGGTCTTGTATACAGGATTTCTGATCCCAAGGTAGTCGTCCTTATTTTCAGTTCCGGAAAACTGGTAGTTACAGGTGGAAAAACCCCTGAAGACTGTGAGAGGGGTGTAGAAGTAGTCCGTCAACAGCTCGACAACATGGGACTTTTATAA
- the aglJ gene encoding S-layer glycoprotein N-glycosyltransferase AglJ, with protein MNNADICILIPTLNEAATIGQLIKNFKGEGFSNILVIDGNSRDGTAQIAKAEGARVVLQTGKGKGQAVIQAFKAIESPYVVMVDGDGTYLAREAPSLLEPILEGRADHVIGNRLEKYSPGAFTKFNLVGNHLINMLFDLAYGVQLKDILSGYRAFTLESVRDLELNKTGFEIETEISVECVLKKQRVEEIPITYLPRSEKGATKLNPVKDGIKIGSTIYRLAKVHNPMFYFGILGFIFILAGLFTGTFVVVQWFQGITRVPLSILTTLFIIFGLQMFIFGMLSDLIVTLHRQTVSLIQERNKQGK; from the coding sequence GTGAACAATGCAGATATTTGCATCCTCATTCCTACCCTTAATGAAGCTGCAACGATAGGGCAACTAATAAAAAATTTCAAGGGAGAGGGCTTTTCCAACATTCTCGTAATTGATGGAAACAGCAGGGATGGGACAGCTCAGATTGCAAAGGCAGAAGGTGCAAGAGTTGTCTTACAGACCGGAAAGGGCAAGGGGCAGGCAGTGATCCAGGCTTTCAAAGCTATTGAGAGCCCCTATGTAGTAATGGTTGATGGGGATGGGACATATCTTGCAAGAGAAGCTCCTTCTCTCCTTGAGCCCATTCTGGAGGGAAGAGCCGACCATGTTATAGGTAACCGGCTGGAAAAATATTCCCCCGGGGCTTTTACAAAATTTAACCTTGTGGGCAACCACCTTATAAATATGCTTTTTGACCTCGCTTACGGGGTACAGTTAAAAGACATTCTTTCAGGCTACCGTGCATTTACGCTCGAAAGTGTGAGGGACCTCGAACTTAACAAGACCGGTTTTGAAATAGAAACTGAAATTTCTGTGGAGTGCGTCCTGAAAAAACAGAGAGTTGAAGAGATCCCCATTACTTACCTCCCCCGAAGCGAAAAAGGCGCAACCAAGCTAAACCCTGTAAAAGATGGAATAAAAATTGGATCTACCATTTACAGGCTTGCAAAAGTGCATAACCCGATGTTTTACTTCGGGATTCTGGGTTTTATCTTTATTCTGGCAGGTCTGTTTACGGGAACCTTTGTGGTAGTCCAGTGGTTCCAGGGAATCACCCGCGTCCCTCTTTCGATTCTCACAACACTGTTTATTATATTCGGGCTCCAGATGTTTATCTTCGGGATGCTCAGTGACCTTATAGTAACTCTCCACAGGCAAACAGTTAGCTTAATCCAGGAGAGAAATAAGCAGGGAAAATAA
- the thiC gene encoding phosphomethylpyrimidine synthase ThiC yields the protein MTIVEDAKNGTITEEMKIVAKAEGLDPEFIRRGIAAGRIVIPTSPYRDVKLCGLGEGLMTKINASIGVSSDIVDEDMEVQKAIAAEKAGADTLMELGTGGDFLGIRKKVIDSISLSVGSVPLYQAFIEAARKYGSIVHMTEDELFNATEAQAKLGTNFMAIHTGVNNITLDRLKAHGRYGGLCSRGGAFMSAWMMHNEKENPLYANFDYLVEILKEHEVVLSTGNGMRAGATHDATDRAQIQELIINTELGQKAHDAGLQVIIEGPGHIPLDQIETNVKIMKEMSGHKPFYMLGPLATDIAPGYDHIVTAIGASLAASYGCDFLCYVTPAEHLALPNLEDVVTGVKTSKIAAHIGDMVKYPERAREWDLAMGRARRDLDWEKMYSLALDPEHAREIRNDRAPEDSDACTMCGNYCALKIVNQNYNLAK from the coding sequence ATGACAATCGTGGAAGATGCCAAAAATGGAACAATCACCGAAGAGATGAAGATCGTTGCAAAGGCAGAAGGCCTTGACCCTGAATTCATCCGCCGCGGGATCGCCGCCGGAAGAATCGTAATCCCCACCTCTCCCTACAGGGACGTTAAGCTCTGCGGGCTCGGGGAAGGTCTGATGACCAAGATCAACGCTTCTATCGGTGTGTCCTCTGACATTGTTGATGAAGATATGGAAGTCCAGAAAGCAATCGCTGCCGAAAAAGCAGGTGCAGACACTCTAATGGAGCTAGGTACCGGTGGAGACTTCCTCGGGATCAGGAAAAAAGTCATTGACAGCATTTCCCTTTCAGTTGGTTCCGTCCCACTCTACCAGGCTTTCATTGAAGCCGCAAGGAAGTATGGTTCAATCGTGCACATGACTGAAGATGAGCTCTTCAATGCAACCGAAGCCCAGGCAAAGCTCGGAACCAACTTTATGGCAATCCACACCGGTGTCAACAACATCACTCTTGACAGGCTCAAAGCCCATGGCAGATACGGTGGCCTCTGCTCCCGTGGCGGAGCTTTCATGAGCGCCTGGATGATGCACAACGAAAAGGAAAATCCGCTTTACGCTAACTTTGACTACCTTGTTGAGATCCTCAAGGAACATGAAGTAGTCCTCTCAACCGGAAACGGGATGCGCGCAGGAGCAACCCACGACGCAACCGACCGCGCCCAGATCCAGGAACTGATCATCAACACCGAACTCGGCCAGAAAGCCCACGATGCAGGTTTGCAGGTCATCATCGAAGGTCCAGGTCACATCCCCCTTGACCAGATCGAGACCAACGTTAAGATCATGAAGGAAATGAGCGGTCACAAACCTTTCTACATGCTCGGCCCCCTCGCAACCGACATCGCCCCTGGCTATGACCACATCGTTACCGCAATCGGTGCATCCCTTGCCGCCTCCTACGGCTGTGATTTCCTCTGCTACGTGACCCCTGCAGAGCACCTTGCTCTCCCGAACCTTGAAGACGTGGTCACCGGAGTCAAGACCTCCAAGATCGCAGCCCACATCGGAGACATGGTCAAGTACCCCGAAAGAGCAAGAGAATGGGACCTTGCAATGGGCCGTGCCAGAAGGGACCTCGACTGGGAAAAGATGTACTCCCTTGCCCTCGACCCCGAACACGCAAGGGAAATCAGGAACGACAGGGCACCCGAAGACTCCGACGCATGCACAATGTGTGGAAACTACTGCGCTCTGAAGATCGTCAACCAGAACTACAACCTCGCAAAATAA
- a CDS encoding outer membrane lipoprotein-sorting protein, giving the protein MTDRKTFTTLTLLVLLVPALFVSGCTGELSAEEIAEQMQEKEASIQDYSYTMHMTSYFGNQKQESEVRILQKKPDRIKTVAMEPEEEAGTIAVSDGEFMWTFDPKTNTVMKIEMPDTPVLGEIDYVGMISELLNKTDVSLLGMEEIDGRPTYLLEANPKEEGEGLLFVDGMKLWVDKETWMPLRYEMYDSDGDLMMELEIRDLEVNAGIPDSEFVFEVPEGATVKTVDMDSFEIPEQTTLEEARESAGFEILVPEYLPEGYAFNHSMVFNNSRIALEGQACETVSLTYKNEEEDIISLSETVYETEAPDAAIMNSAEDVSINEAEGKYVTLGSMKILSWEIGDIDLSLTASLEKDEMLRIAESITEKE; this is encoded by the coding sequence ATGACAGACAGGAAAACATTTACAACACTTACATTACTGGTTCTGCTGGTTCCGGCCCTTTTTGTATCGGGCTGTACCGGGGAACTCAGTGCGGAAGAGATCGCAGAACAGATGCAGGAAAAAGAAGCCAGCATCCAGGATTACTCGTATACGATGCATATGACTTCATATTTTGGGAATCAGAAACAGGAAAGCGAAGTCCGGATCCTGCAGAAGAAACCGGACAGGATAAAAACCGTTGCAATGGAGCCTGAAGAAGAAGCAGGAACCATTGCGGTTTCGGACGGGGAGTTCATGTGGACCTTTGACCCGAAAACAAATACGGTCATGAAAATAGAAATGCCGGATACTCCGGTATTAGGGGAGATAGATTACGTCGGAATGATTAGCGAGTTACTGAACAAAACGGATGTCTCCCTGCTTGGTATGGAGGAAATCGACGGAAGGCCCACGTACTTGCTGGAGGCAAACCCGAAAGAGGAAGGAGAGGGACTCCTGTTTGTAGATGGGATGAAACTCTGGGTGGACAAAGAGACATGGATGCCTCTAAGGTATGAAATGTATGACAGCGACGGGGACCTGATGATGGAACTCGAGATCCGCGACCTGGAAGTCAATGCGGGCATCCCGGACTCCGAGTTTGTATTCGAGGTGCCGGAAGGGGCAACCGTAAAGACCGTGGACATGGACTCATTTGAAATTCCCGAACAAACGACCCTCGAAGAAGCCAGAGAATCTGCGGGATTTGAAATCCTGGTTCCGGAGTACCTACCCGAAGGTTATGCCTTCAACCATTCAATGGTCTTCAACAACAGCCGGATAGCCCTTGAAGGGCAGGCCTGCGAGACCGTTTCCCTGACATACAAAAACGAAGAGGAAGATATCATTTCCCTTTCGGAAACCGTATACGAAACCGAAGCCCCGGATGCTGCAATTATGAATTCTGCAGAAGACGTTTCGATCAACGAGGCGGAAGGGAAGTACGTTACCCTGGGAAGCATGAAGATCCTGAGCTGGGAGATCGGGGATATTGACCTGAGTCTTACCGCTTCCCTGGAAAAAGACGAAATGCTGAGAATTGCGGAATCAATTACGGAAAAAGAATAA
- a CDS encoding outer membrane lipoprotein carrier protein LolA, whose product MKTKTILPVLIVVLIATTFALFTSGCGEKLTVEKELTEEDGLTIEEIAAQIQQKEGNIEDYSCIIHMNLFFEEEALEREYEVMCKKPGMYRILTKKPGEEPEKEEVSDGEYMWTYYPWKNTTIKVKLPETSGPEEKESEEKESAEKESGENSGTGFIEGLLNNSSVSLLGTEEIDGRPAYLLGKNSEEKGEEKREEDDEKGGEKEADGEEEGTRPGYREKFWIDKETGTLLRYETYDSSENLTVKYEIRDLKINTGIQDSKFEFEVPEGTTVETREFGKYYPPENLTGPDGDRQMASCFIIGLCP is encoded by the coding sequence ATGAAAACAAAGACAATACTGCCCGTACTTATCGTCGTACTTATCGCAACGACATTTGCCCTATTTACCTCGGGCTGCGGGGAGAAACTCACTGTAGAAAAGGAACTTACAGAAGAGGATGGACTTACAATAGAAGAAATTGCAGCCCAGATACAGCAAAAGGAGGGTAATATCGAAGATTACTCATGCATAATACACATGAACTTATTTTTTGAAGAGGAAGCCCTGGAAAGGGAATATGAGGTCATGTGCAAGAAACCGGGCATGTACAGAATTCTAACGAAAAAGCCAGGGGAAGAACCTGAAAAAGAAGAGGTTTCGGACGGAGAGTACATGTGGACCTATTACCCCTGGAAAAACACCACCATAAAAGTAAAACTGCCTGAAACTTCCGGACCCGAAGAAAAAGAATCCGAGGAAAAAGAATCTGCAGAGAAAGAGTCTGGAGAAAACAGTGGTACCGGGTTCATTGAAGGCCTCCTGAATAACAGCAGTGTATCCCTTCTCGGGACAGAAGAGATAGACGGCAGGCCCGCATACCTGCTGGGAAAGAACTCCGAAGAAAAAGGAGAGGAAAAAAGAGAGGAAGATGACGAAAAAGGTGGAGAGAAAGAGGCAGATGGAGAAGAAGAGGGCACCCGGCCAGGATATAGGGAAAAGTTCTGGATAGATAAAGAGACAGGGACGCTTCTCCGGTATGAGACATATGACAGCAGCGAAAACCTGACAGTAAAATACGAAATACGAGACCTGAAAATCAACACTGGCATCCAGGACTCCAAATTTGAATTTGAGGTGCCGGAAGGAACAACGGTAGAAACCAGAGAGTTCGGGAAATACTATCCTCCTGAAAACCTGACAGGCCCTGATGGGGACAGGCAGATGGCCTCATGTTTCATCATAGGTCTTTGCCCCTGA